In the genome of Arachis stenosperma cultivar V10309 chromosome 6, arast.V10309.gnm1.PFL2, whole genome shotgun sequence, the window ATAAGAAATAGTAGTATAAAATTTACTTATATAGAAGCATAAAGAATAGTAGTATAGAGGTATTAGAGTTGTCTAACTTTAACTAATGTACAATTTTTTTGGTGTCTAAACATACAAAGACACAAAGCAAACACTATCTCATATTCGAGCGGATGATTTGCTGAAGATCAACGGCTCAGACCAAAATAACATGATTAGAGTTACTCTTGGCATTATATCTGTCCATCTAATTTGCAGCTCTATTTGCTTCTGGGACACCCACTCAACGTGTACAAGGCAAAGACGAAATAAAAGCTCTTGAATCTTGTGAACCAAATGTGTTACTTCAGATGAATATCCACTTGTAGGATCATGCATGATGGGCGGAATATCAAGGCAATCCGTTTAACATATAATATTCCTCAAATCGTAATCCGAAACTAAAACCAACCCCCTCCAAGCAGCAAATAATTCACAATCTGATGATAGACCAGGGAAGAATGCTTCCAGCGCAGCCCGAGATCCAATCTCTCTTAAAATCTCTAATAATACACCTGAACCCCACTAAATTTGAATCTAGATACAAGCTTGCATCACAATTAACTTTAAAACTATTGCCTGCTGGTGGTTCCCAACACAGGCAATTTTGGAGAGATCTAAAGGCATTTTTTCGATTCCTGTAAACTTGTAAGTTCTTGGCGGTAATTCTGCCCAAGGCAACAACCTTGTGGTATATCCAAGGGTTGTCAACATTGAATATGTCATTGCACATATGTCTCTATACCCACCAAAACCCTGCACCAAAAGACGCTTCATTGTCAGTCAAAGCCTTCCGAAACCATTCTTTAAGAGCAGTACCAGCCGTCGAGTCCAGGATATTAGGATCCAACATATGCCAAGACAATGCTCCATTATTTCCTGTGCCTTATTACATCTCTTACACATATCTGAAGAAACTAAATGCCGCTTGAATCGAAAGGTTTCAGTCGGTGGAGCATCATGTAAGTCAAGCTACATAGTAAATTTGAACTTCTCCGAAATGTTAGTATTTCACAACCAATTCTAGTTGCTATTAATCAAGCTAATGCATAATTATTCATTAAATCTTTTACTcgtaataaaattatattaattaaaaaatttatagaaggtgttttttttttagattcttttattttgttttattaattttagttttgaattACACAATTTTAGTTCAAAATTAGAAAGATATTGAAGAAGCATTTATGATAAATCAATAATTGTTATTACATACAAAATTTAAGAGAAGCAATTTTTTTGCAAAAAGATAAACAAGTAAGAGAAAACGCGAGTAAAAAGACTTACTAGGGATGAATTGAAGATTAAGAGATTCACTAACATTAAATTATTGTGGTAGATAAATGtgtgtaaataaaaaatttgaatataataaagaatcaaagaaaatatatttataaaaataaataaataaaaaaaccacttaaaaatatatttatttttttaaaaaaatttgatcattttctctaaatattataaaaatttattttttaatattttttttattagcaattcttttttataattaaaatctcTGATCTCTCACggttttttataataattttttaaaaaaatatttaaatattttgccataagttaataaaaaaaaatttctatacTATAAAAAAggaatgattttttttttcatattaatgaattattataataaactacaaaataatttaaaatatttaaaaaataaataaatagttataattaaatttagagTAAAAGTCCTATATTCCataaaagaagataaaatattaatcattgtattaaaacaaatattttggttaaaaaaaaacatttattATCGTCCTTAGGTTTAGTTATTACTCAACTGAAAAGATTTGAGGTTTGTGTTtggaaattaaaatattttaagacaATAAATATATCTCATATGATAATACATAAGTATATAATTGTGGACTTTGTGACTAGGGGTAGCAATCAGATTGAAATTTGTTGTATTAGTCTGCGTAACTTGTTAAAAAAGATGGTCTgaactgaaaattaaatatcGCTAAACTTAAAAAGTTCGCCTAATCCAATTAATTTATGAGTTTTGACGATCTTTGGCTAGGCAGGACGGGTTTCCCggaaaaacatgctttttttttgtcaaaactGTTTTTTACAAATTTATATGATGCTTTGTTCTACAAGAAGATGAAGATAATAATTGAAGATATTCTATGTTATATTTTGggttatattttatgttttattgaTTATAAACTTCAAGATGTTTAATTATATGTGTTGAACAATGTTTGTTTTACTTTGGACAATGCtgcttttattattttgtttcaaaaaatttggtttataattatgtttattacatatttataattataaagaatttaatatttgtgaatttagaaattataatttttttatgtctttaaaaattataaatttatttaaatagttgtgaaaatgtatattatttaatatttaataatttataaaaaaagatttggcAGGCTTCGCCGGCTAATTCGCTAGTCCGCCGTTAAGCGGGACGGAAGAAGAATTCAGAATTGTCGCAGTAAATAAGATGGGACAGACTAATCCGTAAAATAGCAACCTTTTAGCAGAATGGAACGAAATAGGATAGAACAGAACAGATTTCTCCATTTGCCACCTCTATTTGTGGCCAActattttgattaatttaatcATTTTCGATTAAATGTCTGCattaacaaaaacaattaaCATTTATGTTACGAATTTTATTCTACTAAACGTGCTGGTGCACACACACTGAAGTGATGCTGACACAATCTTCATATTGTTGGTGAAGTCATGTATTTCTATAAATTTATTGTTGCCTGCTGTTATTAAATAGGGCAATTCACTTTAATAAACCAAATACTTGCCAATATTATTTGGATCTCCAAAATTATAAAAGGTTATGTGAAAGTCTCAATTTCTAGTTAATAtgtaaatcgaattgaataaaTTCGATTTAACTAAACACGTAATAAATCGAATTCATTGGTTGAATTACATGCAAATTGTGATTCCTGTACAAATCGAAGCTAATAGCTTCGAATTATCCTGTCCCTGCTAAATCGAAGCAAATAGAATCAATTTATACCTTATATGTAAATCAAATCCGTTGAAGTAGATTTATAATGCGATAGCTAGCTTGTGGTAAATCGAAACTATTAGCTTCGATTTACTATGTTTCGTACAATATGATTAATTCGAAGACACTTAATTCGATTTATGGAGTGGTAACGTATATAAAAACAAGCTCAACGCAAAATTTTCATAATAGTGAGATTTACAATGGCTAGTGATGAGAGTTTTTTAGCTCTTGTGCACTATAGAGGATCCATTAAGAAAAAAACGCGATCAGAAATTAAATTTACTGATAAAGACCCGTTGAGTATTTTTCTCAAACCTTTGACGAGTTTTACTGAGTTTAAGAATGCTATACTTCATAAACTAGGTCTGCATGGAGTGAAACGGGTGGAGAAGTTGTTCTATAGAATTCCGATTTCCGTGTTACGCGATGATGTGAAGTATGATTCATTCGTTATTAGGAGTGATGAAGATTTGCAGGTGTTGTTCCATTTCGTCATCAGTTTTCTGAGGTGAGGACTCCAGAGCTATTGGCAAAGCTTGTGGATGTGGTATCTAGTTCTGGAGGTTCGAATAGGAATCCTCACTCCTCAGGACATCCAACCTACTCTAGTTCCATGCCTGTTGGTTCCTTGTTAGTTGTACCGGTGCTTGCACCTGAGGCAGATTTAGTTACTTCTCCTTCCTTTGCATTTAATCTGAACCACAATGGTGATACAGAAGTTGGTGAGGCTGGACCGTTGGGAGAGGTTGCAATCGCGATGCCTGATTATCCTATGATGGTCCTAGTTTTTAGAGAAGTTGGAGTACCTGATGGGGTTGATAATGCACTGCATGAtaatgatgatggtgatgatgtgGAGCTTGCCACGATAGCTGATGATAATGACGATGAGATAGCACGGACGACTCCAACTGTGGGTGGGGGAGCATCTAGTTCAGGTACTAATCAGTACCCCCTGCACTTCTCTACTCTGGACTTGGATGCCATGGCACCTCAGGGGGATCCGAGTGTACCTATTGACTTCGAGGCAAGAGATACACATAATACAGGAGTTGTATCTGAATTTCAAACTGGTCAGCAGTTTCAGGATAAAGAAGAAGTTGTGTTAAACGTGAAGACTTATAGCATTCACTGTGGTATTGAGTACAAAGTATTGGAATCCGATAATCGCAAGTACTATAGCAAGTGCAAGGAGTTCGGTTCCGGGTGCGCATGGCTCACTCAGGTTAGCCTCCGCCAGTGCAAAGGCATTTGGGAGGTAAATGGTACAATGGTCCTCGCACTTGTCTAGCCACGTCGATATCTAGTGATTACAGAAAACTTGATTATCATGTCATATTGTCCTTCATACTACCCATGATTAGAGCTGATATGCTGCCGTCTCGATCAAGGTACTGCAGAATGCAACGGAGGTACACTTTGGGTTCAGAATGACCTACAGGAGGGTTTGGATGGCTAAACAGAAGATCATGGCTTAGATTTATGGAAATTGGGAAGAATCATACAACGACTTGCCACGATGGGTATTGGGTGTACAGATCACGATGCCAGGTAGTGTAGCTGTGTTGAAGACGAGTTCTGTTTGGGTTGGTGGGCAGGTGGACGACTCTGCAACTTATTTCCATCAGTTTTTTTGGACATTCCCACCGTGTATTAAGGTATTTCGACATTGCAAGTCATTGGTCAGTGTGAACGGTACCCACCTGTATGGCAAATACAGTGGTACACTGCTTGTCGCGATTGCACAAGACAGCAACTCCAACATTATTCCTATTATGGAAAAGAGGATGCATACATAAAGGGAGAGTACCTCGATGCCAACGACCAATGGAAGACATAAAGTCCATCCGGCTGGAATCCAGGGAACCTCCAAAAGATCCACGACTGGAGGAGCTGCAGTAGACCGGCCAACTTGACGATATTTCTGTTCGCACACGGCACATGCACCTGTATAGCCATGACAGTGCAGCAGACCCCCAACTATATTGACCCATGTCCTCTAGCCTGGCGACGTAGGATAGCCAACGGATGTGGAAGCGGGTACCTGACTTATCCCCAAATAGCTGCGTCGATAGGAGCATCATGATATACGCACGGGCATACCTCCTAGCCGTCTCATCATCTGCTCCCTGAGGAAGCTCACTAAACGTCTCCTGAAATTATGTACATTTCACGGTGAACTTGTCGATGTAGTTCGCAAGAGGCAATACACCCAACAGCTCCTCAAACCATACCCACGCTGGGGGGCCATCCTCGATATGTCACACAAAGTCTGTTAGGCATTCACTAACATACTGACTGTCGATCGGGAGCCCTAGCTGGTACGCTACATTCTGGAGGGTGATCGTGCACTCCCTGAACGGCATGTGAAAAGTATGCATCTCAGGCTGCCATCTCTCTACAAATGCGCTCACCAATGGCTCATCTAATCGAAACCAAGTCTCATTCAGTCTTACAAGATGGTACAAACCGACCATCTGCAAGTACGAAATGATCCTATCATCCAACATCATACCATGTTACCGTCTCATGTTGGTGATGCATCGATGGGGCTGGATAATGATAGAAAATTTATTATCATAATCGTCACAAAACAATGTTCAATGCATAAAATtccgaaaataataaatattgcaagctctaattttaaaaacttgttTATAATAACGCCCTATGAATGCTTCATAGTAATTAACACAAATCACTAAATAATTCATGACttaattctttaaaaaaaatttaccaaaGCATATAGTCCTACACGGGTACACAGAACATACAAAATGCTAACACAAAAATTCCATAAGTGCATCAcaagtccaaaaaaaaattatatttattgttttagaaaaataaaaaaatttatagttaaTCCTAATCATAAACCAAGTCTTATTGAATATAGGACTAACAACTTCAAAAATCGAACATATCCTACAATTCTAAGTAACCTTCTTACGTACTATTTCGAGTTATCAAAATATAACCACCTAATAACTTACTACTTCTAACATGTacataattcaaatttttttcttttgaataatCCCTAATTAACGACGGTAAGAAACTACTACACAAACTACGTTAACATTACTAGAATGACTAAtttattttccaaaaaaaaaattcttcacTAGCCTCGAGGTGGATGGCGTCAGCAATATGCGCGACTCCATCTAGCCGATATAGATGATTCGGATCGTCCTCCATGTGTACAGATTCGATGATTCCCGGGTTGCTTTGCAAGATTTTTGGATttgggtggtggggttggtgtgTTTTCTAGTTCGAATGAAATGAATTCGATTTGTATATATAGCCACATTCAATGCAATTTGAAACCAATGGATTCAAATTAGTAGATATCATAACAGCATGTAAATCGAATCTATAGATTTTGATTTACAAAACCATCAAATCGAAACCATTGACTTCGATTTATCATGGGTTGCTTTACGTGACTAAATCGAATTGCATGAATTCGATTTACTATGATATGTAAATCGAAGTAATTTAGTTCGATTTATTAGGACATTCACCATGCATCTAATTGGAATCCAATGTATTCGATTTACTATGTGTTTGGTTAAATCGAatttattcaattcaatttatgtAGAAATAGAAATTGGGACTTTGTCTTTCATAATTTGGGGGATCCAGGTAATAGGgtaaaaaacacaaataaacCATGGAAAGAAAGTTGTTACATGAATAAGCCAAATTGAAGATTGATTCACGAATGAGCCAAAGCATACTTATATGTAATTCGAACCTATTTGGTTCGAACTACATTTGCATATAAATCGAACCTATTTGGTTCGAACTACAAacacataattcgaacctaattggttcgaattacacacgaATAGGTGCCATCACATAATTCAAGCCtaattggttcgaattactcaTGATTAAGTGCCACCACAAATTCGAACCTAATTGGTTCGAATTACGTACAATTGGGCTATATAAGGAGTTCGAATCAAGCAAATTCGAACCACTTCTCATTTTTCATACCCCACCAAATTCCAGAGAAAACGACCCAAATTCGATCCTAGAAATAGTAGAATCGAAGACTCAGCTGATGGGGGACGATCCTGCAAGGCTGTACCAGTTGGACGGGGTTGCTCATATAGCCAGGGTCATCAATGACGAGGTTAGTACATAGAAAACTTTGTGCACACGGTTTATTTGAGTTAGTGGTTTTACATGTGGTTTTAGTGGcagtttatgttagtggtttatcgTGGTGGTATTGCAAATGGTTTATATTAGAGGTTTTGCATGCGGTTTAGTTGGTGGTTTATGGTAAGTGGTTTTTTTAAGTGGTTTTATATGCGGTTGTATTAATGGTTTACGTaagtggtttatgttaggtgGTATTGTTAGTGGTTTATTGTAGTGGTATTGCAAATGGTTTATTTTAGTGGTTTTGCATGCGGTTTAGTTGGTGGTTTAGGGTAAGCGATTTTTTGTAAGTGGTTTTATATGCGGTTGTGTTGATAGTTTATGtaagtggtttatgttagtggttttaTATGCGGTTGTGTTGATGGTTTATGTAAGTGGTTTATTGTGTTAGTTTTTTTTGTTACCAGTATTGTATGTGGTTCTAATAATGCGGTCCATTTAATGTGCAGCCACAGCGATGCATCAGGAGCATGCGGCACAACAAGGCATGCCACTCGATGAGCGTTATGTTCCCTACTTGCAGATGGCTGGGTTATACCATCTGGCTAGGCTGAATGATAGATGGTTCCAGTTAGATGAGCCCCTTGTCAGCGCCTTCGTCAAGCGGTGGCGTCCTGAGATGCACACCTTCCATATGCCATTCAGAGAGTGCACGATCACGCTTCAGGACGTGGCATACTAGTTGGGGTTGGTAGTGGACGGGCGTTATGTCAGCGGTTACCTTACAGATTTCCATATGTATATCGAGGGTGGACATTCAGCTTTGGTGTGGTTCGAGGAGTTGCTTGGAGTGATTCCTCCTCTGAGCCAGGTTCAGAAGTTCGTAGTAAACTGTACCTGGTTCCAGGAGACTTTCGGAGAGTGCCCCGAGGGAGCCGATGAGGAGACTGTGCGACGCTTTGCTCGTGCCTATATCATGATGTTGTTGGGCACTCAACTGTTTGTCGACAAGTCCGGCAACCGCATTCACATCAGATGGCTTCCCTACGTAGCTAGGCTTGAGGAGATGGGTTCCTACAGTTGGGGGTCTGCAGCATTGGCATGGTTGTACCGGTGCATGTGCCGAGTGGCAAATAGACATGTGGTGAAGTTAGCGGGCCCACTTCAGCTACTTCAGTCCTGGATCTTCTGGCGCTTTCCCAAGTTTAGGCCTGCTGGGTATGATACGTGCAGCTGGCCTTTGGCATCGAGGTACGCTAGTCAGGCTTTTCTATTTCAAGTTAAAATAGCTAATGTTCATGTACGCTTGTACTGTATTACAAATCTGTCATACTTCTGATTAAACATAACACCCATGTGCGCTGTAGGTGGTCAGGTTACAGCCCTTCCTACAGCGAGAAGGGTCCTAGAGTGCAGAGCACGAGACTGAAGATAGACATGTTACATCCCAGGGATGTGAGTGTTGTTCCGGATACTTTTATTTGAATAACTATACATCAGATGTTTCTGTAGAGGGAGTTGGCGTGACAACATAGCTATTTTT includes:
- the LOC130934609 gene encoding uncharacterized protein LOC130934609, producing the protein MASDESFLALVHYRGSIKKKTRSEIKFTDKDPLSIFLKPLTSFTEFKNAILHKLGVVPFRHQFSEVRTPELLAKLVDVVSSSGGSNRNPHSSGHPTYSSSMPVGSLLVVPVLAPEADLVTSPSFAFNLNHNGDTEVGEAGPLGEVAIAMPDYPMMVLVFREVGVPDGVDNALHDNDDGDDVELATIADDNDDEIARTTPTVGGGASSSGTNQYPLHFSTLDLDAMAPQGDPSVPIDFEARDTHNTGVVSEFQTGQQFQDKEEVVLNVKTYSIHCGIEYKVLESDNRKYYSKCKEFGSGCAWLTQVSLRQCKGIWEVNGTMVLALV